One genomic segment of Capricornis sumatraensis isolate serow.1 chromosome X, serow.2, whole genome shotgun sequence includes these proteins:
- the AKAP4 gene encoding A-kinase anchor protein 4, with translation MSDNIDWLHSRRGVCKVDLYSPTGQQDQDRKVICFVDVSTLSVEDKDFKDAAGCSSEGDLNLENLEEKEIIVIKDTEKQDQSKTEGSVCLFKQAPSDPLSVLNWLLNDLQKYALGFQHALSPSASSCKHKVGETEGSCQKLPSGNCYSIYADHLNMDYVKNEPQSLRLEMTAAKNTNNNQSPSTPPGKSPSNQRAVNSPDGECSMDDLSFYVNRLSSLVIQMARKEIKEKLENGSKCLHHSIYPPNGDKGKNSPRSAVRKIASEMAHDTVEVTSAEMRGTGEECRDGGQKTFLYSELSSKNKGGDKQMCQTDSKEFADSISKGLMVYANQVASDMMVSVMKTLKVHSSGKPIPACVVLKRVLLKHTKEIVSDLIDSCMKNLHNITGVLMTDSDFVSAVKRNMFIHGKQNAADIMEAMLRRLVSALLGEKRETKSQCLSHASLKARPHDAKCKNQSLEFSAMKAEMKGKDKCKVKQEECKSLTSAEKVSEHILKESLTMWNQKQCNQGKMPSKTCPHKEEKREKISPSTDSLAKDLIVSALMLIQYHLTQQAKGEEACEDDCPSGSTSYTTQSAQYEKCGGSQNAKALSMKHLETRGAPGPSTSLKDNQHLDSQKLDMSNMVLSLIQKLLNESPFNCEDLCEGENKHSEVRTNKSTSMFKKSDREEEQGQDNREVDFVSGMKQVNRQFIDQLVESVMKLCLIMAKYSNNGAALTDLEEQASSSNNSNFYQASGSRCSHEAGISQSSQDSNGPEVIVNNQCSTSSLQRQLQAVLQWIAASQFKVPMLYFMGDDDGQLEKLPEVSAKAAEKGYSVGDLLQEVMKFAKERQLDEAMGNMARKQLLDWLLANL, from the exons ATATGCTTTGTCGATGTGTCTACCCTGAGCGTTGAAGATAAAGATTTTAAG GATGCTGCTGGTTGTAGTTCAGAAGGTGACTTAAACCTGGAGAatctagaagaaaaagaaattattgtgATCAAGGATACTGAGAAGCAAGACCAGTCTAAG ACAGAGGGATCAGTGTGCCTTTTCAAACAAGCTCCTTCTGATCCTTTAAGTGTCCTCAATTGGCTTCTAAATGACCTTCAAAAGTATGCCCTAGGTTTCCAACATGCATTGAGCCCCTCAGCCTCCAGTTGTAAACATAAAGTAGGAGAAACAGAGGGAAGCTGTCAAAAATTGCCTTCTGGGAACTGCTACAGCATCTATGCCGATCACCTGAACATGGATTATGTGAAAAACGAACCTCAGAGCCTACGTCTGGAAATGACAGCCGCCAAAAACACCAACAATAACCAgagtccttctactccaccaggCAAATCTCCTAGTAATCAGAGAGCAGTTAACTCCCCTGATGGAGAATGTTCTATGGATGATCTCTCCTTCTATGTCAATCGATTATCTTCTCTGGTAATCCAGATGGCCCGTAAGGAAATCAAGGAGAAGTTAGAAAATGGGAGCAAATGTCTTCATCATTCGATCTATCCACCCAATGGGGACAAAGGGAAAAACAGCCCTCGCAGTGCTGTGAGGAAGATTGCTTCTGAAATGGCCCATGACACTGTAGAAGTGACCTCTGCAGAAATGCGGGGCACTGGGGAGGAGTGTAGGGATGGTGGTCAAAAAACCTTTCTGTATAGTGAATTATCCAGCAAGAACAAAGGTGGAGACAAACAAATGTGCCAAACAGACAGCAAAGAATTTGCAGATTCCATCAGCAAAGGACTCATGGTTTATGCCAATCAAGTGGCATCTGATATGATGGTTTCTGTTATGAAGACCTTGAAAGTTCATAGCTCTGGGAAaccaattccagcttgtgtggtCCTGAAGAGGGTGCTATTGAAACATACCAAAGAAATTGTGTCAGATTTGATTGACTCCTGCATGAAGAACCTACATAACATCACTGGGGTCCTGATGACCGACTCAGACTTTGTCTCAGCTGTCAAGAGGAATATGTTCATTCATGGGAAACAAAATGCTGCTGATATCATGGAGGCTATGCTGAGACGTTTGGTCAGTGCTCTTCTTGGTGAAAAAAGGGAAACTAAGTCTCAGTGTTTGTCACATGCATCCTTGAAAGCCAGGCCCCATGATGCCAAGTGCAAAAACCAAAGTCTTGAATTTTCAGCTATGAAGGCTGAGATGAAAGGAAAGGACAAATGTAAAGTGAAGCAAGAGGAATGCAAGTCTTTGACCAGTGCTGAGAAAGTCAGTGAACATATCCTCAAGGAAAGCCTGACTATGTGGAACCAAAAGCAGTGTAATCAAGGCAAGATGCCTAGCAAAACCTGTCCCCataaggaggaaaagagagagaagatcaGCCCTTCCACAGATTCACTGGCAAAGGACTTGATTGTCTCTGCCCTTATGCTGATCCAGTACCATCTGACCCAGCAGGCCAAGGGCGAAGAGGCATGTGAAGATGATTGTCCATCTGGTAGCACGAGCTATACGACCCAGAGTGCCCAATATGAAAAATGCGGAGGTAGCCAAAATGCCAAGGCACTTTCAATGAAACATCTAGAAACTCGTGGAGCACCTGGACCGTCCACCTCTCTGAAGGACAATCAACATCTGGATTCCCAGAAGCTGGATATGTCAAACATGGTTCTATCACTTATTCAAAAACTGCTTAATGAGAGCCCCTTCAACTGTGAAGATCTGTGTGAAGGTGAGAACAAACATTCCGAGGTCAGGACAAACAAATCAACCTCCATGTTCAAGAAGTCTGACAGAGAGGAAGAACAAGGCCAGGACAATCGAGAAGTTGACTTTGTCAGTGGGATGAAGCAAGTGAACCGACAATTTATAGATCAGCTGGTAGAATCTGTGATGAAGCTGTGCCTTATCATGGCTAAGTACAGCAACAACGGGGCAGCCCTCACTGATTTGGAAGAACAAGCATCCTCATCCAACAACTCTAATTTTTACCAGGCCAGTGGCTCCAGATGTAGTCATGAAGCTGGGATTTCTCAGAGCTCCCAAGACTCTAATGGACCTGAAGTCATCGTCAATAATCAATGCTCAACAAGCAGCTTGCAAAGGCAGCTCCAAGCCGTCCTGCAGTGGATTGCAGCCTCACAATTTAAGGTACCCATGCTCTACTTcatgggagatgatgatggacaacTGGAGAAG CTTCCTGAAGTTTCGGCTAAGGCAGCAGAGAAGGGGTACAGTGTAGGAGATCTTCTTCAAGAGGTCATGAAGTTTGCCAAGGAACGACAACTGGATGAAGCCATGGGAAACATGGCTAGAAAACAACTGCTAGACTGGCTGCTCGCTAACCTGTGA